The Thermodesulfobacteriota bacterium sequence CATGGGACCTATGGGACTTATGGGATGACCCATCCTTCCGCCTTCATCTTTCCTCCTTTTGCCTTCCGAGGAGTCTTTCCCAGAATCCCTCTTCGGCAGGGGGAGGCGCGGACTCCAGCAGGGCTTCGGCCAGGGCCTCCACGCAGCGGCTCGCGGCGCATCGGGGGTAGGCCAGCACGAAGGGGGCCTGGCGGCGGGCGGAGCGGCCCACGTGCTCGTCCCGGGCCACGTGCCCCAGGTAGGCCAGGCGCCGGCGCAGGAAGCGCATTACCACCTCGTCGAGCCGGGCATGCACCGCCTGGCCCTCCCCGGCGCCGGCGACCCCGTTGACCACCAGGCGCACCTCCACCCCGGGGTCTTGCGCCCACACGACCTTGGCCAGGCCGTAGGCGTCGGTCAGGCTCGTGGGCTCGGCGTTGGTGACCAGGAGCACCTCCCGGGCGGCCCGGCACAGATCCACCACGTTGCGCCCGATGCCCGCGGCGGCGTCCAGGAGGAGGAAGTCCTGACCGTCCGTGAGGGGCGCCAGGGCCTCCAAGAGCCCGCGGCGCTCCTCGCCCCCCAGGTCCGCCAGGGCCTGTACCCCCGAGGCGCCCGAGATCACGCGCAGGCCGGGGGAGGCCTCCACCACGACCTCTTCGGCCCGGGCTTCTCCCCGCAGCAGATGCCCCAGGTTGCGCGGGGGGTTGAGGTTGAGGAGGATGTCGAGGTTGGCGAGCCCAAAGTCCGCGTCGAGCACCGTGACCCGCCGGCCCCTCCGGGCGAGCACCGCCCCCAGGTTGGCCACCAGGCTGGTCTTCCCCACGCCCCCCTTGCCGCTGGCCACCGCCAGCACCCGCCTGGGCGGGGACGCCAGGGCAGGCGCCGTCTCCCCATCCTCGGCTCGCGCCCGGGCGGCCAGCTCCCGCAGCCGCTGGGC is a genomic window containing:
- a CDS encoding MinD/ParA family protein; translated protein: MRDQAQRLRELAARARAEDGETAPALASPPRRVLAVASGKGGVGKTSLVANLGAVLARRGRRVTVLDADFGLANLDILLNLNPPRNLGHLLRGEARAEEVVVEASPGLRVISGASGVQALADLGGEERRGLLEALAPLTDGQDFLLLDAAAGIGRNVVDLCRAAREVLLVTNAEPTSLTDAYGLAKVVWAQDPGVEVRLVVNGVAGAGEGQAVHARLDEVVMRFLRRRLAYLGHVARDEHVGRSARRQAPFVLAYPRCAASRCVEALAEALLESAPPPAEEGFWERLLGRQKEER